A section of the Primulina eburnea isolate SZY01 chromosome 1, ASM2296580v1, whole genome shotgun sequence genome encodes:
- the LOC140806963 gene encoding uncharacterized protein, with translation MIGLIEKLVGLDVVIPSELSTDILLLSLPALFDGFVVNFNMNKLEATLEELVNMLTNYEATIKKKTPVLLVGSLLGTKKGTPNKCKKRSAPPKKNKPSKKPYKKPNPGPTKPDKTEQVCFHCNKPGHWRRNCEEYLAQKRSGHGDGKKKEA, from the exons atgattgggctcatcGAGAAGTTAGTGGGGCTTGACGTGGTAATTCCTAGTGAGCTCTCGACTGATATTCTCTTGTTGTCTTTGCCTGCCTTGTTTGATGGATTTGTGGTTAACtttaatatgaacaagcttgaggccacccttgaagagttggtcaatatgCTTACTAATTATGAGGCCACAATTAAAAAGAAAACGCCTGTTCTTTTGGTGGGTTCTTTGTTAGGTACGAAAAAGGGAACCCCAAATAAATGCAAGAAGCGTTCTGCCCCTCCAAAGAAGAACAAGCCCAGCAAGAAGCCATATAAAAAACCAAATCCGGGGCCCACAAAGCCTGACAAGACAGAACAAGTCTGTTTCCACTGCaacaagcctggacattggaggcgtaattgcgagGAGTATCTAGCCCAGAAGCGTTCTGGCCATG gtgatgggaagaagaaAGAGGCTTAG